One Melospiza melodia melodia isolate bMelMel2 chromosome 1, bMelMel2.pri, whole genome shotgun sequence genomic window carries:
- the LOC134415328 gene encoding PE-PGRS family protein PE_PGRS33-like has protein sequence MAPPLAGLLWRRGTRARGTARCAGGSGAASVPGGQRQSHERSRCRGGGARGAAGALQQSRARRDSLDGCANRSVRRLRGAGGEGAQRGARCGESGAEPCRRAAERRAGFVRWPGRRGEAQGSGWGRGAQGGGGGVGSAGQLTRGGGRRWQRDVRRAGPCAAGTPRIGSGGGGGRGRAKPAGAGAGRGEAGVPAPPAAEVFVPRGLAGGGTKERQRCRRRCPWCWRRHRAPAAGRHSARPRSG, from the coding sequence ATGGCTCCTCCTCTTGCGGGGCTCCTCTGGAGGCGAGGAACGCGCGCCCGGGGCACGGCGCGGTGCGCGGGGGGCAGCGGAGCAGCGTCTGTGCCCGGGGGGCAGCGGCAGAGCCACGAGCGGAGCCGGTGCCGGGGCGGGGGTGCCCGGGGTGCCGCGGGGgcactgcagcagagccgtgCGCGGAGAGACAGCTTGGATGGATGCGCCAACAGGAGCGTGCGGAGATTGCGAGGGGCAGGCGGGGAGGGGGCGCAGCGTGGGGCTCGGTGTGGGGAGAGCGGCGCGGAGCCGTGCCGGCGGGCGGCGGAGCGGCGTGCGGGCTTTGTGCgctggcccgggcggcggggcgaGGCGCAAGGCAGCGGCTGGGGGCGCGGAGCGcaagggggcggcggcggcgtggGGAGTGCGGGGCAGCTTACGCGCGGGGGAGGGCGGCGGTGGCAGCGCGACGTGCGCCGGGCAGGGCCGTGCGCGGCCGGCACACCGAGAATCGGCTCCGGgggaggcggcggccgcggccgggcCAAGCCGGCGGGTGCGGGGGCGGGGAGGGGAGAGGCCGGGGTCCCCGCGCCGCCGGCGGCGGAAGTCTTTGTTCCGCGGGGCCTCGCCGGCGGCGGAACAAAGGAGCGGCAGCGCTGCCGCCGGCGCTGTCCCTGGTGCTGGCGCAGGCACCGCGCTCCCGCCGCGGGCCGCCACAGCGCTCGTCCCCGGTCGGGCTGA